The following proteins come from a genomic window of Candidatus Bathyarchaeia archaeon:
- a CDS encoding type I restriction-modification enzyme R subunit C-terminal domain-containing protein codes for MKPEDKARLKIDQLLMTAGWRVQDFRDLSLGASLGVVVRNFPLMSGFADYLLFVDRKAVGAVEAKPEGTTLGGVAEQSEKYLRGLPGSIPHVGEPLPFAYESTGSETFFRDLRDPDSRSRRVFAFHKPEMFREWLSQQDTLRARLRNLPPLITEGLRDCQVDAIRNLEVSHAQARPRALIQMASGSGKTFAAVTFVYRLVKFANAKRVLFLVDRNTLGRQTLQEFQQYRTPDDGRKFTELYNVQRLTSNKIDSVSRVCITTIQRLYAMLKNEELAPELEEQSVFEIAPKDMKPVEVGYNPDIPLEMFDFIVTDECHRSIYHLWRQVLEYFDAFIIGLTATPSKQTLGFFNQNLVMEYGHDRAIADGVNVGYEVYRIATEITQRGSEVSAGFFVDKRDKLTRKVRWEKLDEDLLYDAGQLDRDVVAPDQIRTVARTFRDRLFSEIFPGRKEVPKTLVFAKDDSHAEDIVQIVREEFGKGNEFCKKITYKTTGEKTEDLIASFRNSYFPRIAVTVDMISTGTDIRPLECLLFMRDVKSGVYFEQMKGRGTRTISSTDLNAVTPDALHKSGFVIVDAVGVCESDKTDSRPLERKRSVPFEKLIMSVAVGVRDEDSLSSLAGRLARLDKEIGDKDRKEVEAAAGGKKLSQVVNELLDAVDPDMQLAKAKELFGTERPSEDQLKKASEELVKNACKLFDDPKFRNTVVDVKKRNEQIIDVVSKDVLVFAGPDAQAAEKARLMVNSFKDFIEKNKDELIALQIIYSKPYGQRHLTYEAIKELAETVRKPPYNLSPELLWMAYQQLEKSKVKGAGPQKLLTNIVSLVRFAVGAVDVLEPFSETVNHRFEEWLAGQEKLGRKFTPGQKEWLVMVKDHIATSLSIGIDDFENVPFNQKGGAIKAYQLFGQELNKILEELNMVLAK; via the coding sequence ATGAAGCCTGAGGACAAGGCAAGGCTGAAGATTGATCAATTGCTTATGACGGCAGGTTGGCGGGTTCAGGATTTCCGTGACCTTAGTCTTGGGGCTTCTTTGGGTGTTGTTGTGCGTAATTTTCCTTTGATGTCTGGGTTTGCTGATTACTTGCTTTTTGTTGATAGGAAGGCGGTTGGAGCTGTTGAGGCTAAGCCTGAAGGGACTACGTTGGGCGGTGTTGCTGAGCAGTCTGAGAAGTATTTGCGTGGTTTGCCGGGTAGTATTCCGCATGTTGGTGAGCCGTTGCCCTTTGCTTATGAGAGTACGGGTTCTGAGACGTTTTTTAGGGATTTGCGTGATCCTGATTCTCGTTCTCGCCGGGTTTTTGCTTTTCATAAGCCTGAGATGTTTCGTGAGTGGTTGTCGCAGCAAGATACATTGAGGGCTCGGCTTAGGAATTTGCCGCCTTTGATTACTGAGGGTTTGAGGGATTGTCAGGTTGATGCGATTAGGAATCTTGAGGTTTCTCATGCTCAGGCGAGACCGAGGGCGCTTATTCAGATGGCTAGTGGTAGTGGTAAAACGTTTGCGGCTGTGACTTTTGTTTATCGGTTGGTTAAGTTTGCTAATGCGAAGCGTGTTCTGTTTTTGGTGGATAGGAATACTTTGGGTCGTCAGACTTTGCAGGAGTTTCAGCAGTATAGGACTCCTGATGATGGGCGAAAGTTTACTGAGCTTTATAATGTGCAGCGTTTGACATCGAATAAGATTGACTCCGTGAGTCGTGTTTGCATTACGACTATTCAGCGGCTCTATGCAATGTTGAAAAATGAGGAGCTTGCTCCTGAGCTTGAAGAGCAGTCAGTTTTTGAGATTGCGCCTAAGGATATGAAGCCTGTTGAAGTTGGCTATAATCCTGATATTCCTCTTGAGATGTTTGATTTCATTGTAACCGATGAGTGTCATAGGTCGATTTACCATCTTTGGCGTCAGGTGTTGGAGTATTTTGATGCGTTCATTATTGGGTTGACTGCGACTCCTTCGAAGCAGACTCTTGGTTTCTTCAATCAGAACCTTGTCATGGAGTACGGACATGACCGTGCGATCGCGGATGGCGTCAACGTTGGGTATGAGGTTTATCGCATTGCCACTGAAATTACGCAGAGGGGTAGTGAAGTAAGCGCTGGTTTTTTTGTTGACAAACGGGATAAGCTGACGAGGAAGGTGCGTTGGGAAAAGCTCGATGAGGATTTGTTGTATGACGCTGGTCAGTTAGATAGAGATGTTGTGGCTCCCGATCAGATTAGGACTGTTGCGCGAACTTTTAGGGATAGGTTGTTTTCTGAGATTTTTCCGGGTAGGAAGGAGGTTCCTAAGACGCTTGTTTTTGCTAAGGATGATTCTCATGCTGAGGATATTGTTCAGATTGTTAGAGAGGAGTTTGGTAAAGGTAACGAGTTTTGTAAGAAGATTACGTATAAGACGACTGGTGAGAAGACTGAGGATTTGATTGCTAGCTTTCGTAATTCGTATTTTCCGCGGATTGCTGTTACGGTTGATATGATTTCTACTGGCACGGATATTCGTCCTCTTGAGTGTTTGTTGTTTATGCGTGATGTTAAGTCGGGTGTTTATTTTGAGCAGATGAAGGGTCGCGGGACGAGGACTATTTCTTCTACGGATTTGAATGCTGTTACTCCTGATGCATTGCATAAGTCTGGGTTTGTGATTGTTGATGCTGTTGGTGTGTGTGAGAGTGATAAGACTGATTCTCGTCCTTTGGAGCGCAAGCGTAGCGTTCCGTTTGAAAAGTTGATTATGTCGGTTGCTGTTGGAGTCAGAGATGAGGACTCGCTTTCTTCTTTGGCTGGTAGGCTTGCTCGTTTGGATAAAGAGATAGGGGATAAGGATAGGAAGGAGGTTGAGGCGGCTGCTGGTGGAAAGAAGTTGAGTCAGGTTGTTAACGAGCTTTTGGATGCGGTTGATCCTGACATGCAGTTGGCTAAGGCGAAGGAGCTTTTTGGAACAGAGAGGCCGTCAGAAGACCAGTTGAAGAAGGCGTCTGAGGAGTTGGTTAAAAATGCGTGTAAGTTGTTTGATGATCCGAAGTTTAGGAACACTGTTGTTGATGTTAAGAAGCGGAATGAGCAGATTATTGATGTCGTCAGCAAGGATGTTCTTGTTTTTGCGGGTCCTGATGCTCAGGCTGCTGAGAAAGCGAGGCTTATGGTTAATTCGTTCAAGGACTTCATTGAGAAGAATAAGGATGAGTTGATTGCTTTACAGATTATTTATAGTAAGCCTTATGGTCAGAGGCATTTGACATACGAGGCTATCAAAGAGCTTGCTGAGACTGTTAGGAAGCCGCCGTACAACTTATCGCCTGAGCTTCTTTGGATGGCATATCAACAGTTAGAAAAATCGAAAGTCAAAGGCGCAGGTCCACAGAAGCTTTTGACGAATATCGTTTCATTGGTTAGGTTTGCTGTTGGCGCAGTTGATGTTTTGGAGCCGTTTTCTGAAACCGTAAATCATAGGTTTGAGGAATGGCTTGCTGGACAAGAGAAGTTAGGAAGGAAGTTTACGCCAGGGCAGAAGGAGTGGCTGGTTATGGTTAAAGATCATATTGCCACATCGTTAAGCATTGGAATAGATGATTTTGAAAACGTGCCCTTCAACCAGAAAGGCGGAGCGATCAAGGCATACCAACTCTTTGGACAGGAACTGAACAAGATTCTCGAAGAATTGAACATGGTGTTAGCAAAGTGA
- a CDS encoding beta-CASP ribonuclease aCPSF1, with the protein MTVGGKDQAEISQTILEHVPKEAEVTRIEFEGPTLAVYTKKPEVLIEQSHVVAEIVNIIRKRIVVRSDPSVRLTEKETEKLIQEIVAKEAEITGINFDPSLGEVIVEAKKPGLVIGKNGAVLHEVIKQTRWRPRVLRSPPIPSKIMMHMRHFLHTESKERNRILRNVGERIFRPAIHGVGDIRLTALGGFQEVGRSCVLIQTRESSVLLDSGINPGAQNPLEAFPRFDAPQFDLDALDAVVISHAHLDHCALVPFLYKYGYDGPVYSSAPTSTLMTLLQLDYLDVLSKQGLMAPYDQKDVRDVVMHTIPIRFGVVTDIAPDIRLTLHNAGHILGSSVVHLHIGEGLHNVVYTSDYKYAKTMLLEPAATEFPRVETIITESTYGAPQDIMPSRLEAEERLASVVNQTFEKGGKVLIPVPAVGRAQEIMLILDGYMRQGRIKEAPVFIEGMISEATAITTAYPEYLAREVRDSILHEGVNPFQSDYFTIVEHPSARQEIIEGESCIVIATSGMLEGGPVIEYFKHLASDERNTMIFVSYQIEGTLGRRVQKGLGETPIMSSEGKIEILKVRLRVESIEGFSGHSDRRQITNYIRRLSPKPERIIVCHGEKSKSYSLAGFFQRAYKTDVLVPSLLETIKLR; encoded by the coding sequence GTGACAGTAGGCGGCAAAGACCAAGCCGAAATAAGCCAGACAATTCTAGAACATGTTCCAAAAGAAGCTGAAGTAACCCGTATAGAGTTCGAAGGCCCCACCCTCGCCGTTTACACCAAGAAACCAGAAGTCCTAATCGAACAAAGCCACGTTGTCGCAGAAATAGTAAACATAATACGAAAAAGAATCGTAGTCCGATCCGACCCTTCAGTAAGACTAACAGAAAAGGAAACCGAAAAGCTCATCCAAGAAATAGTCGCCAAAGAAGCCGAAATAACCGGAATAAACTTCGACCCAAGCCTCGGCGAAGTCATAGTAGAAGCAAAAAAACCCGGCCTAGTTATAGGCAAAAACGGCGCTGTGCTCCACGAAGTCATAAAACAGACTCGTTGGCGACCACGCGTATTGAGAAGCCCACCCATTCCGTCTAAAATCATGATGCACATGCGCCATTTCCTACACACTGAGAGCAAAGAGAGAAACCGCATACTGCGCAATGTGGGTGAAAGGATTTTCAGACCCGCAATCCATGGAGTCGGAGACATACGTTTAACGGCGTTAGGCGGCTTCCAAGAAGTGGGCAGATCCTGCGTTCTAATCCAAACCAGAGAAAGCAGCGTCCTTCTGGATTCAGGCATCAACCCCGGCGCACAGAATCCGCTTGAGGCTTTTCCCAGGTTTGATGCACCTCAATTCGACTTGGACGCTTTAGATGCTGTAGTCATAAGTCACGCTCATTTGGATCACTGCGCTCTTGTTCCCTTCTTGTACAAGTACGGTTATGACGGACCGGTTTACAGTTCGGCGCCCACCTCCACTCTCATGACGCTGTTGCAGCTTGACTACTTGGACGTGTTGAGCAAGCAGGGGTTGATGGCTCCTTACGATCAGAAAGATGTGCGCGACGTGGTCATGCATACAATCCCGATACGCTTCGGCGTAGTCACAGACATCGCTCCGGACATTCGCTTGACTCTGCATAATGCTGGACATATTCTGGGCTCGTCTGTGGTTCATTTGCACATCGGTGAAGGATTACACAATGTGGTTTACACCAGCGACTACAAGTATGCGAAGACTATGTTGCTTGAGCCTGCGGCAACAGAGTTCCCTAGAGTTGAGACTATTATTACTGAAAGCACGTATGGTGCGCCTCAGGATATTATGCCTTCTAGGCTTGAGGCTGAGGAAAGACTTGCCTCGGTCGTGAATCAGACTTTTGAGAAAGGTGGCAAGGTTTTGATTCCAGTGCCAGCTGTGGGCAGGGCTCAGGAGATTATGTTGATTCTGGACGGGTATATGCGTCAGGGTCGGATTAAGGAGGCGCCTGTGTTTATTGAGGGTATGATTTCTGAGGCTACGGCTATTACTACTGCTTATCCTGAGTATTTGGCTCGGGAAGTGCGTGATAGCATTCTTCATGAAGGTGTGAATCCTTTCCAATCCGATTACTTTACGATTGTGGAGCATCCGAGTGCGAGGCAGGAAATAATAGAAGGCGAATCCTGTATTGTTATTGCTACATCTGGGATGCTTGAGGGCGGACCGGTTATTGAATACTTTAAGCATTTGGCGTCTGATGAGCGTAACACGATGATTTTTGTGAGTTATCAGATTGAGGGCACGTTGGGGAGGCGGGTTCAGAAGGGTTTGGGTGAAACGCCGATTATGAGCAGTGAGGGGAAGATTGAGATTCTCAAGGTTAGGTTGCGCGTTGAGTCTATTGAGGGCTTTTCTGGGCATTCGGATAGGAGGCAGATTACTAATTATATTCGTAGGCTTTCGCCGAAGCCAGAGAGAATAATCGTGTGCCATGGTGAGAAGTCGAAGAGCTACAGCCTTGCTGGTTTCTTTCAGAGGGCTTACAAGACTGATGTTCTTGTGCCCAGTCTGCTTGAAACTATTAAGCTTCGTTAG
- a CDS encoding ATP-binding protein gives MIQLFVNREEELQFLENHFSSKSAELIVIYGRRRVGKTELCSNFSKAKPRIYFLADRRPESELLQDLKLRMSDFLRDESFAKLDIKNWIELFQEFWKWRKNEKTLIILDEFPMLIEGNHAIPSIFQKIWDLNLKDKHVMLIILGSSVGMMETEVLGYKSPLYGRRTGQWKLEPLKLPHLKQFFPNYNLEELINVYGCLGGIPAYLQKFDPHKDFWQNCEDKILKKGEFLYEEAEFLLREELREPRNYSAILKAIAQGAENYGEILNLTNMDKSILSKYTSVLEDLGFIQRTYPIGIKPKPRKGHYTIADNYLKFWYKYIFPNKAELEIGNTNHILNKIKEDYNTYLGSTYEQAARELLTEMKRKNQLPFTFQTIGKWWHKDTEIDLIALDQEKTTATFIEVKWSTLNNKDCQRILSDLEAKASAFRWPRKQENYAIIAKKITHKKQLQQKETLLLDLDDFKQL, from the coding sequence ATGATTCAACTATTTGTGAACAGAGAAGAAGAGCTTCAATTTCTCGAAAACCATTTTTCCTCAAAGTCCGCTGAGCTTATTGTCATATACGGAAGAAGAAGGGTTGGCAAGACCGAACTCTGCTCAAATTTCTCAAAGGCTAAACCTCGTATATACTTTCTCGCAGATCGCAGACCCGAATCTGAGCTGTTGCAGGACCTAAAACTGAGAATGAGCGATTTTCTCAGAGATGAAAGCTTCGCAAAACTAGACATTAAGAACTGGATAGAACTCTTCCAAGAATTCTGGAAATGGAGAAAAAACGAAAAAACACTAATCATCCTCGACGAGTTTCCCATGCTAATCGAGGGAAACCACGCCATCCCATCAATCTTCCAGAAAATATGGGACCTAAACCTCAAAGACAAACACGTAATGCTCATAATACTCGGCTCATCCGTAGGAATGATGGAAACCGAAGTCCTAGGCTACAAAAGCCCCTTGTACGGCAGAAGAACCGGACAATGGAAACTGGAACCCCTAAAACTACCCCACCTCAAGCAATTTTTCCCAAACTATAACCTCGAAGAACTCATAAACGTCTACGGCTGCCTCGGCGGCATACCCGCCTACCTACAAAAATTCGACCCACACAAAGACTTCTGGCAAAACTGCGAAGACAAAATCCTGAAAAAAGGCGAATTCCTCTATGAAGAAGCCGAATTTCTCCTAAGAGAAGAACTCAGAGAACCCCGCAACTACTCAGCCATCCTCAAAGCCATAGCCCAAGGAGCAGAAAACTACGGCGAAATCCTCAACCTCACAAACATGGACAAAAGCATACTCTCAAAATACACCAGCGTACTAGAAGACCTAGGCTTCATCCAAAGAACATACCCAATAGGCATCAAACCCAAACCAAGAAAAGGACACTACACCATAGCAGACAACTACCTAAAATTCTGGTACAAATACATCTTCCCCAACAAAGCCGAACTAGAAATCGGAAACACAAACCACATCCTCAACAAAATAAAAGAAGACTACAACACCTACCTAGGCTCAACATACGAGCAAGCCGCCCGCGAACTCCTAACAGAAATGAAAAGAAAAAACCAACTACCCTTCACCTTCCAAACCATAGGAAAATGGTGGCACAAAGACACAGAAATAGACCTCATCGCACTCGACCAAGAAAAAACCACAGCCACCTTCATAGAAGTAAAATGGAGCACACTAAACAACAAAGACTGCCAACGAATCCTAAGCGACCTAGAAGCCAAAGCCTCAGCCTTCAGATGGCCACGAAAACAAGAAAACTACGCAATCATCGCAAAAAAAATCACCCACAAAAAACAACTCCAACAAAAAGAAACCCTCCTACTCGACCTAGACGACTTCAAACAACTCTAA
- a CDS encoding class I SAM-dependent DNA methyltransferase, which yields MSSDSSSIVQKTWNYCNVLRDDGVSYGDYVEQLTYLLFLKMADEQTKPPFNKPSTVPKGLDWQSLLEKDGTALEIHYRRILDSLGKEKGMLGVIFRKSQNRIQDPAKLKRLIELINAETWIGIDIDVKGEIYEGLLQKNAEDIKSGAGQYFTPRPLIKAMVEVMLPEPGTTINDPACGTGGFIIATHDYISNNYQLDKDQKIFLKHNTFTGKDIVDSVARLCVMNLYLHGIGGDESPIEVGDSLISDPGTRYDMVMTNPPFGKKSSITIVNGEGKADKESLIYERQDFWATTSNKQLNFLQHVKTLLKINGKAAIVVPDNVLFEGGAGETVRRKLLHECNVHTLLRLPTGVFYAQGVKANVLFFDRKPASEKPWTQKLWIYDLRTNKRFTLKTNPLRYEDLQDFIKCYNPQNRHERQLTERFKPHTYEELMQRDKANLDIFWLKDESLEDTENLPPPDILARDITENLQAALEQFNSIGEDLEESRSIQQ from the coding sequence ATGTCCAGTGACTCATCTTCGATTGTCCAAAAAACGTGGAACTACTGCAATGTTTTGAGAGATGATGGTGTAAGCTATGGTGACTACGTTGAACAGTTAACCTATCTTCTTTTCTTAAAAATGGCAGACGAACAAACCAAACCTCCCTTCAACAAGCCATCGACAGTTCCTAAAGGACTTGACTGGCAAAGTCTACTTGAAAAAGACGGGACAGCCCTAGAAATCCATTACCGTCGCATTCTTGATTCGCTGGGCAAAGAAAAGGGCATGTTAGGTGTCATATTCAGAAAATCCCAAAATAGAATCCAAGACCCAGCTAAGCTCAAGCGCCTCATCGAACTCATTAACGCTGAAACATGGATAGGCATAGACATCGACGTAAAAGGAGAAATCTACGAAGGCTTACTGCAGAAAAACGCAGAGGACATCAAAAGCGGAGCTGGACAATACTTCACCCCAAGACCACTAATCAAAGCCATGGTAGAAGTAATGCTACCAGAACCAGGAACGACAATCAACGACCCAGCCTGTGGCACAGGCGGCTTCATAATAGCCACACACGACTACATATCAAACAATTATCAACTAGACAAAGACCAAAAAATATTCCTCAAACACAACACCTTCACAGGAAAAGACATAGTCGACTCTGTAGCTCGCTTATGCGTAATGAACCTATACCTCCACGGTATTGGTGGAGACGAAAGCCCAATAGAAGTCGGCGACTCACTCATCAGCGACCCAGGCACACGCTACGACATGGTAATGACTAATCCGCCCTTCGGCAAAAAAAGCAGCATAACCATAGTAAACGGCGAAGGCAAAGCCGACAAAGAATCCCTAATCTATGAAAGACAAGACTTCTGGGCAACCACAAGCAACAAACAACTAAACTTCCTCCAACACGTAAAAACACTACTAAAAATCAACGGAAAAGCAGCCATCGTAGTACCAGACAACGTCCTATTCGAAGGCGGAGCAGGCGAAACCGTAAGAAGAAAACTACTCCACGAATGCAACGTACACACACTACTCCGCCTACCAACAGGCGTATTCTACGCACAAGGCGTCAAAGCAAACGTCCTCTTCTTCGACCGCAAACCAGCAAGCGAAAAACCATGGACACAAAAACTCTGGATATACGACCTACGCACAAACAAACGCTTCACACTCAAAACCAACCCACTACGATACGAAGACCTACAAGACTTCATAAAATGCTACAACCCACAAAACCGCCATGAAAGACAACTGACCGAACGCTTCAAACCCCACACCTATGAAGAACTCATGCAACGAGACAAGGCTAACCTAGACATATTCTGGCTCAAAGACGAAAGCCTCGAAGACACAGAAAACCTACCACCCCCAGACATACTCGCAAGAGACATAACAGAAAACCTGCAAGCCGCACTTGAGCAATTCAACAGCATAGGCGAGGATCTTGAAGAAAGCAGAAGCATTCAACAATAA
- a CDS encoding restriction endonuclease subunit S — protein MTEKRDSFHRPKGWVRVRLGEISAKITDGTHFTPKYVENGVPFISAKDIYERKISFDDCKYISAEEHNSLIRRCNPEYLDVLITKSGTIGRTAVVRTNRPFSLFVSVALIKPFKAYIDSDFIAFSLRNYINNISIEQSVKGGVIKNLHIEDLKEIVLPLCPLPEQCRIVAKVEELFTNLDAGVESLKKVKMQLKRYRQAVLKYAFEGKLTEEWRKTHKDEIEPASVLLERIKEERRKNAEGKYEEMPSIDTYHLPKLPETWVWTTISEFETFIGSGITPRGGKKVYVDEGIPFIRSQNVHPDGLRLKDIAYVTPQMHEEMKRTKTHPSDVLLNITGASIGRSTYIPERLTEANVNQHVCIIRTGWWLVSPYLSSFLNSAYGQDQIFSTESGVTRQGLNYGQVRSLKIPLAPLLEQKIVAAKIEEAFSIAYETEKSVERTLKQTNQMRQSILKRAFEGRLVSQDSSDEPAEKLLERIKQERVKRESATKGKREIILGKMGLMRYVQ, from the coding sequence GTGACAGAGAAGCGCGATTCATTTCATCGTCCAAAGGGTTGGGTAAGAGTAAGGTTAGGCGAGATAAGTGCAAAGATAACAGATGGAACGCATTTCACTCCCAAGTATGTTGAAAATGGTGTCCCATTTATTTCGGCAAAGGACATTTATGAGAGAAAGATAAGTTTTGATGATTGTAAGTATATCTCTGCTGAAGAACACAATAGTCTGATAAGAAGATGTAATCCTGAATATTTGGATGTGCTTATCACAAAGAGTGGAACAATTGGACGCACTGCTGTTGTTAGAACTAATAGACCTTTCAGTCTTTTCGTAAGTGTGGCTCTCATCAAGCCCTTCAAAGCATATATTGATTCTGATTTTATCGCTTTTTCATTGAGAAATTATATCAATAATATCAGCATAGAGCAATCTGTCAAAGGTGGAGTCATAAAGAATCTCCATATCGAAGATCTAAAGGAGATTGTTCTTCCTCTCTGTCCTTTGCCTGAGCAGTGTCGTATTGTTGCTAAGGTTGAGGAGCTTTTTACTAATCTGGATGCTGGTGTAGAGTCGCTTAAGAAGGTTAAGATGCAGTTAAAGCGTTACCGTCAAGCAGTTTTGAAATATGCCTTTGAAGGAAAACTAACCGAAGAATGGCGAAAAACCCACAAAGACGAGATTGAACCTGCCTCTGTGCTCCTAGAACGCATCAAAGAAGAAAGAAGAAAGAATGCAGAAGGAAAATACGAGGAAATGCCCTCAATAGACACATACCATTTACCAAAGCTACCAGAAACTTGGGTCTGGACAACAATAAGCGAATTTGAAACTTTCATAGGAAGTGGCATAACGCCAAGAGGTGGAAAAAAAGTCTACGTTGATGAAGGCATTCCTTTCATTCGCAGTCAAAACGTCCATCCAGACGGTCTTCGCCTCAAAGACATCGCCTACGTAACACCCCAAATGCATGAAGAGATGAAACGAACAAAAACCCATCCAAGCGATGTCCTTCTTAACATAACAGGAGCTTCAATCGGGCGATCTACGTACATTCCCGAGAGATTAACAGAAGCCAACGTAAACCAGCATGTTTGCATAATCAGAACTGGTTGGTGGTTAGTCTCGCCATATCTTAGTTCCTTCCTTAACTCGGCGTATGGTCAAGACCAAATATTTTCAACAGAATCTGGAGTTACAAGACAAGGACTGAACTATGGACAAGTGCGTAGCCTAAAGATACCTTTGGCTCCCCTGCTCGAACAGAAAATTGTGGCGGCAAAAATCGAAGAAGCCTTTTCCATTGCTTATGAAACTGAAAAGAGCGTAGAGCGAACCCTTAAACAAACAAATCAAATGCGTCAAAGTATTCTAAAAAGAGCCTTTGAAGGAAGGCTCGTTTCTCAGGACTCAAGTGATGAACCGGCGGAAAAACTCTTAGAACGAATAAAGCAAGAAAGGGTAAAGAGAGAATCCGCAACCAAAGGTAAAAGAGAAATAATCCTGGGAAAAATGGGGCTGATGCGTTATGTCCAGTGA
- a CDS encoding AbrB/MazE/SpoVT family DNA-binding domain-containing protein, with product MGEASEVFVARVVVGGKVTIPLLVREVLRIEEGDYVRVSISQVIKKKPHKEKARRRS from the coding sequence TTGGGTGAAGCAAGTGAGGTTTTTGTGGCTCGGGTTGTGGTTGGTGGTAAAGTTACTATTCCCTTGTTGGTGCGTGAAGTGTTGAGGATTGAGGAAGGCGACTACGTACGCGTAAGCATAAGCCAAGTGATCAAAAAGAAGCCGCATAAGGAGAAAGCGAGACGGAGAAGTTAG
- the psmB gene encoding archaeal proteasome endopeptidase complex subunit beta, with translation MTNTQNPNELVLKGTTTIGITCRDGVILASDTRVTMGFFVAHHKGKKVYKIDDHIAMTISGVVADAQKAVDILKANAQLYRLNTSRPMPISSAARLVANLLFSSRYAPLIAQILIGGFDDTGPHVYSVDPFGSITEEKMVATGSGSPVAYGVLEDKYKQDASVKDMVSVVVKAVESAMRRDAASGDSFDITIIDKKGYRELNEKEKRNIATAS, from the coding sequence ATGACAAACACTCAAAACCCAAATGAACTAGTCCTGAAAGGAACAACAACAATAGGCATAACATGCCGAGACGGAGTCATATTAGCCTCCGATACCCGCGTTACCATGGGCTTCTTCGTCGCACACCACAAAGGCAAGAAAGTTTACAAAATCGACGACCACATCGCCATGACCATATCAGGTGTGGTAGCAGACGCCCAAAAAGCCGTAGACATCCTAAAAGCCAACGCACAACTCTACCGCCTAAACACATCCAGACCCATGCCCATCAGCTCAGCCGCCCGCCTGGTCGCCAACCTACTGTTCTCATCACGCTACGCGCCACTGATCGCACAAATACTAATCGGCGGATTCGACGACACAGGACCACACGTATACTCAGTCGACCCATTCGGAAGCATAACCGAAGAGAAAATGGTAGCCACGGGATCAGGCTCACCAGTAGCCTACGGCGTCCTCGAAGACAAATACAAACAAGACGCATCAGTCAAAGACATGGTCAGCGTAGTCGTGAAAGCCGTTGAATCAGCAATGAGAAGAGACGCAGCAAGCGGCGACAGCTTCGACATCACAATAATAGACAAAAAAGGCTACCGAGAGCTAAATGAAAAAGAGAAACGCAACATAGCAACAGCCTCATGA